GGTACAGCTTTCTGGGTGATTGGGTAATGCTGTGGGATTTTATTTCCGGCAAAAAACGCCACAGATGTGACTGATACAGATCTCTATTGTCCGTGTGAGACATATCTCACACGCGGCGTAGGACAAAATGGCTAAATCTCTCCAATATAGACTACCAACCCGGGCTTGTTTCTTTCAAAAACATTAAGTTACCAGCTGAGTGGATATTGAAAGCCTGTCATTCAGCATCCAGTGTCGGTGTGCGCCACCGTGTTTCTCCATCGTATTTGATAGACTGTACTTGCAGTCAGGGAATGACTTACACGCTGAATAAGGATGTTCCAATTCCATCGGTGCCAATGAAGGTGCCGCGCCCGGCAGGATGCGCGGGGTATCAGGCAGGTCAGGGACGCAATGGCCGTAAGGACAGGCAGGATGCCAGAGTCAGGATGACACTAGGATATTCAGGACAGGTTCAGGATGAACAGCACCGTTAAGGATTAGCGGTTAATGGAACCAGTACTGAAGGGATCAGTAAGCAGGACGCGATACGGATAGCGCTCAGGGATGCAGCAGGAACGGTAGCTGGAAGCGACCGGTCAAGGGATTGAGTACGAAAGTACAGGGAACATGGCCAGGATGCCAGGGATATGCTGGATGCAATCAGACGCATGGACGGTGCAGGGAGCACAACTTAGCGGGATGGCTAACAAGGTAAAAATGGGGCGCGCCTTTAAGACGCGCCCTTTTTCTTTGTGTCACTTTCCATTTGCCTGTGAATTGCCGCTATCGATTGCCAGACCGCTGAGTACCATCCAATGGTAAAGACAAACTGACTACATGCCGTGTGAGATATTTCTCACACCTTATGTAAGAGATGCGGGTTTGCGCATGGGATGAATTTCCGTATAAAAATTAAATAGTGAATAAAAACATGGAAGTAGGTTTGATTTTTTTGTGTGACATTTTTGCGGCAGTTATCACATTCGTGTAAACCCCACCCTTAACCCGCAGCAATCAGTAAAATTCAAATTGTCGAGGGAATGATGCTGGCAAAGGATGCCAAATCAGGACGATGACAGGAAAGTCTCCAGGAACGGAGCACCGATGCAGGATGTATCGGACAAGGACGTATACAGGATGTGCCAACAGGATGTTGGAATAGCGGCAAAGGACGCCAGAGCTCTCCAGGAAGGAAAGTTTGAGTGCCCCGGATGGCGCAAAACAAGGATGGTTGAGTATGGATACTCGTCAGGGATGAAATCAGGACACGCTCACGGATGGAGCAGGCTCGGTCAAGGGATAACCGAGTGAGATGGAAAGTACGCAAGTACAGGGACAAGCAAAGGAAAGCCAAGGACGACGCAGGAAGCAACGCATACGCATGGATGGTGCAGGGAGCACAATAATAGCTGGATGGCTTAACAGGGAAACAGATGGGTGCGGTTCGAAAGGGCCGCACCCTTTCTTATTTTAAGCCGGTGTGTTTTGTTTTTAATCAGGTGCGGACAGGTTGGAAACAGCTTTCCATCAACTTCTCAACTTCTCAACTTCTCGGCTTAACCCTGTCTTACGATGATGTCAACCAAGCGCACTGATGCAGAATACGCTACAATGACTTACGCCACGAGAGCTGAGCTAAAAGCTAAAAGCTAAAAGCTAAAAGCTAAAAGCTAAAAGCTAAAAGCTAAAAGCTAAAAGCTAAAAGCTAAAAGCTAAAAGCTAAAAGCTAAAAGCTAAAAGCTAAAAGCTAAAAGCTAAAAGCTAAAAGCTAAAAGCAAGTAGCGTGGTCAATTGAAGGCAACGCTGTGTAAACCGCAACGCTTTGTGTTGGTTAACGAGCTCTTATCCAGAACTGATTGCTTGTATCCGTGTCTTGTCAGTCGCCATTCATGGCACTAAAAAGAAAGCGGGCCAGTGCCCGCTTTCGATGCGCTATTCGATTTAACCTGCGAACGACATTCTGACTGACATTCCGATGAGGGTTGTTTCCCCTGTGGAACTCGCGGCATTCACGAGGCTTAAGGCTTACACTCAGCGACAGCTTCCAGAACTACAATTACTTTTGCTGCCGCAGCCCCCACCCAATGAGCCCCTTGCTGTAGGCGCCTGATGCCATTCAGGTTCGGGAAAAATCGGCCATTCAATTTTCTGGATTTTCTTGCCCAGCATATGGATATGGCCCCGATATTGATTGATGCCATCGGTTGAGAATTCAAACAGATAACTTGCTTTCCAGCCTATTCCGGTACTGGCACCCAAGGTCGGTTTCGCGCTGAGCTGGGCAATTGCCAGTAATTGCACGTTTTGGCGCTTGGCTTCTTTTTCGGCGAACATGCGGGCAATTTCCGCCATTTGTCTCAATTGCCAGAAAAACGCTGCAATCAGAGCAACGCCAAGGAGTAAAAGCAAGTCGGTCATCATGATTTGGTCGCCTTGAACAGTCCGCCGATGGCCAGAGACAGGGCATCGCTGCGATTCGGATCCCGGATAGCCATCAACATGGACGTGCGCAGTGCCGGGATAGCCACAATATCAGCAAAGACTTGATTGAAAAAGTCTTGCGGCATCAACGCCAGTGCTTCCAGGAAGTTTTTGCGACACACATCATCCCGCAGCGCCAACCAGTTCCGACCGGCGATGCAGATCAACACCTCTTCGGTGAGCAGTCGTTTCTCTGCCAGAGACGCGATGGCTCGCACAGAGGCATCAGACTGGCTGCCCAAGGCCCTTAAAAAGTAGATGAGGCGTGCATCCCTGTGTTCTTCCAGCCCCGCCAAGAGTGCGTCTTTTACTTCATCCGATACCAGCACATGCTCAAGGCACTGACACAGTGCTATTTGAACTTCCATTGGTGCATTTTTAAGGGCACGGGCCACCATGGCTGCATGGTCCAGCTCACCGAGTCTGACACAGATGTCAGCCAGCCCCTGAAACCCCACATTCGGCCAGGACTCTGCCGGTAGCTGGCCCGATAAATACTGAGCAGCAAATTCATACTGACTGGAAGCCGAACGTCCGAGATGACGGCGCACCAGGGCATTAAATACCGCCAGTTTCTCCTGTGTGGGTTTAAAGCTGAACGGATGATTGGCCATTTTCTGCTGTTCATCTTCGCTCAGCGTCCGGGTCAAATCCTGGCCCAGAGCCTCCAAAATCATTTGAATGAAGTGACTGCGTGGTGCGGGGCTCAGCAGACCCCGCTCATCCAATGGCAGACTGATAAACCACACGAAGTGTTGTTCGCTGGCATCCCAAAATACCAGTGCCATTTTGGCGTGTCCCTGGATGGGATAGGGATAAGGGGCCTGCAATGCTTCAATTTGGGCAAATGCCATGGCATCGATATGTTGCACACGGCGCCCCAGATCGTACACCTGAAACTGGGTCTTGGCGGTGGAAAGAAATTGACTGATGCTGGTGATTTCTGCCATCTGAAAGCGGCCTGTAAAAGAGAGTGTTCCGATGGGGCGCCATTATAGGGTTAAGTGGCGCAAGATGGTACAATTGCCCTTTTTCAGCAGAGTCTTTCCGATGTCTACTGCCAGTTTACCCAAATCCGACACCAAGCTAATTTCGCTGCTCGATGAACTGGAGCAAGCGCTCAAAGCCGCGCTGCTGTGGCGGGATGAGATGCCAACGGCACAAGCCTTGGCCAGTCAGGCCCCATTCGGTTGTGACTTATTGGCTTTTGAAGAGTGGTTGCAGTTTATTTTTTTGCCACGGTTTCGTGTGCTTCTGGAGACAAGACAACCACTCCCGGCTGCAATGTCCATATTGCCTATGGCCCTGCATGTTTGGGGCACTCACGCAGACAAAGACGCTCTGTTGATTATCCTTGCCAATCTGGATGATGCCGTTAATGGAAAATGAAACAGTACAGGCCGGTACTTTTGAGTTGGCATTTGCCGACACGGCGCCTGCCATTGAAATCCTCTACGAGGATGAGGCCATGGTGGCCATTCATAAGCCTGCAGGGCTGCTTGTGCATCGTACATATCTTGCACGAAAAGAACATTGGTTTGCGATGCAGCTGACACGTGATCTGGTGGGTTGTCATGTATTTCCGGTTCACCGCCTTGACCGGCCCACATCGGGCGTATTGCTCTTTGCCAAATCCAGCGAGGTGGCCAATAGCCTTTGTGGTCAGTTTGCCAGCCATAGCATCCGCAAACACTATCTGGCACTGGTACGCGGCAATATGTTTGACGCAGGCGTGCTTGATTACGCTCTCAAAGAAGAGCTGGACGAGCTTGCCGACAAAGACGTTGACCCCGATAAGCCCGCCCAAGAGGCGATTACTGCTTACCGGCCACTGCTCAATAGTGAAATTCCGTATTCATCAGGGCGTTATCCAAGCAGCCGTTTTGCCCTGATGCATCTGCAGCCCCAAACGGGACGCAAACATCAGCTGCGCAGGCATATGGCGCATCTGCGCCATCCTATTGTGGGTGATACAACCCATGGCGATGGCAAGCAAAACCGCTTTTTCCGAGAGCACTTTGGAGTCAATCGTTTGTGGCTGATTGCCAAACGACTTGAGCTGACGCACCCACTGACGGGGGCGCCAATCGCCATTGAAACTGAATTGGAGCCTGAATGGCTTGACGTGTTTTCCGGGCTTGGATGGGACGAGGAGACGCTGGCGTTATCGCCATCCATGCTTATTGCGTGAAATCAGCCTGTTTGTTTCAGCCTTGCTTTGATTTCGGCAAGGCTAACAAAACCTGCCACTTGAGTATGGGGAACATCGGGCCAGATTTTTTGACTTTGAAAGTAACGGCTTCGCCTGTGCTGACAGGCTTTGTGCTGTTTCTTGCGGCAGCTCGGTTGCATTGCGTGCTTCCCGTAAATGAGCATCCGTCCATGGTTATCTGTGCTTCAAATCTGTCCTTCCCCGAAAAGGGCTTGAAGCAGAACCCTTTACAAGGTAGCACGAATAGCGGAAAAACCGCCAATGAATATGACGACTTGCCTGTGGTTGGTCCTTTCGCGTATGTTTGAGTCCATATTACTGATTATTTTAAATTAAACCGGGAGAGTTACCCCGAAATGAAACACGTTGACCTGGCATTTGGCACTGTTTATGGCAGCGCGCAGTTTGTGGCTGAAACCCTGGCAGATGAACTCGCAGACTTGGGATATAGCGTTCGGCTATGGCAATCCCATGAGCTGAACGACTTCACTCCCAGTAATGAAGGACTATTGATTCTGGTGTCGTCCACCACTGGCAGTGGTGATTTACCGGAAGACATCCAGTCCTGGTACTACCGCATCCAATCAACTGCACCCTATTTACCCGGTCTTCATTACAGCGTCATTGGCCTTGGGGATTCCAGCTACAGCGAGTTTTGTGGTGCCGGCGAAAAGCTGGATGCACTCTTTACTGAGCTGGGGGCCAAACGGGTCTTGCCGCTGCTGCGCATTGATGCAATGGAAACCATGGAACCGGAATTAGAGGCCAAAACGTGGCTGACGCAATGGCACCAGCAAGTTCAGCACGGCCTGAACGACTAACCCGCCTGAACCGACACTGGTTCAGGTTTGCCCAGCGGCTGTCGCAAACGCTGCTGATCCCCATTGCCATACTCCCGGCAGCGGGCGTCATGATAGGGATTGCTACTAATCCCTTGCCCTTTATTCCAGATGTGGCCAATGTGTTGATGTTGAGTGTGGGCAAGCTCATCTTCGACATTATGCCCATGCTGTTTGCCATCGCGGTCGCTATTGGTTTCTGCCGCGATCAGGGAATTGCCGCCTTCTCTGCTGCCTTTGGCTACGGTGTGCTGCTGTCTACTCTGGCAGCAGCGGCCAAGGTTTATCATTTGCCGTCTCACATAGTGTGGGGTACGCCCACCATAGATACCGGCATAGCCGGCGGCATGTTAGTGGGGGGGATTACCTGCGTTGCGGTGCGGCTCAGTGAAAAGCTCAGGCTGCCTGCCGTGTTTTCGTTTTTTGAAGGCAGACGCAGCGCCCCGCTGATAATGATCCCCCTGGTGATGTTGCTCGCTGTAATGCTGGCGTTTATCTGGCCGCCACTTGCCTTATCCATTGAGCGTTTATCTGACTGGGCCGTGTATCAGGAACCTGCGATTGCCTTCGGATTTTACGGTATGGTCGAACGGTTGTTGTTGCCGCTTGGGCTGCACCACATCTGGAATGCGCCTTTTTATCTGGAAGTGGGTCAATATGCCCACGATGGCGAAATTGTACGGGGGGAGATGGCGAGATATTTTGCTGGCGATCCTTCTGCGGGGAACCTTGCCGGTGGTTACCTGATTAAAATGTGGGGGCTGCCTGCGGCGGCACTGGCCATATGGCGCTGCGCGGATAGAAATCAACGTAACCGGGTTGCCGGGGTCATGTTATCTGCCGCGACTGCCAGTTGGCTGACCGGTGTGACAGAGCCGATTGAGTTCGCTTTTTTGTTTGTGGCACCACTCTTGTACTTGTGTCATGCCCTGCTGACGGGTCTCGCTTACAGCATCGCCATTTTGCTTGATATGCACCACAGTGTGGTGTTTTCCCACGGATTGGTGGATTTCGTGCTCCTGTTTCCGCAATCGAGTAATACCCATTGGATTTGGTTCCTGGGGCCGCTGACATTTGTGATTTATTACATTCTTTTCCGGGCCAGTATTCTGGCGTTTAACCTGAAAACCCCCGGCCGCTTTGAAGCCGATACAGGACAGAAACGTAATTTGATTGCCATCGTCTCTGCGCTGGGCGGCGGCGGAAACATTGCTGATTTATCAGCTTGCCTGACCCGTCTGCGGATAAGTGTCGCCGATCCTTCCCAGGTAGACAGACAAAGGTTAATGTCATTGGGTGCCAAAGGCGTGATAGTGGTGGGCAGTGGTGTTCAGCTGGTGTTTGGTACCAAGGCCGAGACCTTAAGAAAGCTGCTGCAGCGTTACCTGGATACACGTAGTTAAGCCGTCTGTTGTGGGATCTTGAAATTTACGGCCAATTTTTTACGTTTCTTCTTGTCTATCTCCCCATGTTTCTCTGATATCTGATAAAAATCAGGGTAATTCGCTATTAATACTGTGCCTGTGGCATGCTGCCCAAAATACAACGAATAGGGGAAGTGTGTGTTGCAACCATCAGATCGCCGGGTATTGATAACCGATTGTGCCGATGCCAAGGGCCTTATCGCCAAAATCACAGGTGTGTGTTTTGAAAATGGCCTCAACATCATCAAAAACGACGAGTTTGTTGATAATACCGAGGGGCGCTTTTTTATGCGTACCGAGCTGGAAGGCCTGGTAGATGAGGCGGGTTTGCTCGGCGCGCTCGATGAGGTGCTGCCCGCACACCATCACACCAACCTTAAACCGGCCGGGCGTAAAAGAGTGGTGGTGTTGGTGACCAAGGAAGCTCACTGTCTGGGTGATTTATTGATGAAGGCTTATTATGGCGCTCTGGATGTGGATATTGCTGCAGTCGTGGGTAATTACGATAAACTCAGGCCACTCACGGAAAAGTTTGATATTCCTTTTCATTATGTCAGCCACGAAGGGCTGGACAGACATCAGCATGAAGCGGCGCTGGCTGAGGTCATTGCGCCCTATGGGCCCGATTATCTGGTGCTGGCCAAGTTTATGCGCATTCTGACACCGGAATTTGTTGCGCGATATCCCAATCGCATCATCAATATTCATCACTCGTTTTTGCCAGCCTTTATTGGTGCCAATCCCTACCGACAGGCTTGGGAGCGCGGCGTGAAGATAATCGGGGCTACGGCTCACTTTGTGAATAATTGCCTGGATGAAGGTCCTATCATCAAACAGGATGTCATTCACGTTGATCACAATTACAGTGCAGCAGAGATGGCAAGGGCTGGACGGGATGTGGAGAAATCGGTGCTGAGCCGGGCGCTGGGTTTGGTACTGGCCGATAAGGTCGTGGTTTACGGTAACAAGACCGTGGTGTTTTAACACAGCACCCACCAAAAAGGCGCCTCGGCGCCTTTTTGTGCTACTTGTCGAACTCTACATAAAGCATTTCATCGGCGTGATTCATGGCCAAATCTTTGATGGTTACTTTACCTGGCAGGTAGCGGGCAATGCGCTCGGCCGTGCGGTTTGACCCGTTGGATACGGCGAAGTCATAGAAGGTTTCACCGTTGCAAACCAAGCGAGGGAACACCCGGGTTTCGTTAATGCGGTGTTCTTTCATGGTCGAAAGGAATTGCACCTGGCTGTCACTCAATCCGGTTTTACATACTGCAATCAGTTTGTTTTCCACATCGGGGCTCATGGCGGCGGTTGCACCCAAACTCAGGCATCCTAAAGTCAGTGCGGCAAAAGCGTGTTGTATCTTCATTTGTACTCTCCTCGTTGTACAGACACCCCTAGATTACAGCTCTCTCCTTACACAAAATCGACACATAAAGTATGTCATTCTGTATGAATTTGTGACTATCCACCGTGCTGTATGTCCCATGGAGCCTGGCGGGGGATACTTTTGCATGCAGCTTGGCAAGTGTTTGAAAATTGATTGGTGTAATGCACCGCCATTACATTGCGGTGGATAAGTTCAGACAATAAAAAAGCAGACCTGAGTCTGCTTTTTTATATTGTGTACTATTTAATCGACGATACGCAGCAGTTCATTGATACCGACTTTGCCGCGGGTCTTTTCATCGACCTTCTTCACAATGATGGCGGCGTAGAGGTTGTACTTACCGCATGACGAAGGCAGGGTACCTGATACTACTACTGAGCCGGCCGGAACGCGACCGTAATGGATTTCACCGGTTTCACGGTCGTAAATGCGGGTGCTCTGGCCAATGTAAACGCCCATGGAGATCACAGAGCCTTCTTCTACCACCACGCCTTCTACGATTTCAGAGCGGGCACCGATGAAGCAGTTGTCTTCAATGATGGTGGGGCCAGCCTGCAACGGTTCGAGTACGCCGCCGATGCCGACGCCACCAGACAGGTGCACGTTTTTACCAATTTGCGCACAGGAGCCCACGGTCGCCCAGGTGTCAACCATGGTACCTTCGTCAACATAGGCCCCGAGGTTCACGTAAGATGGCATCAGCACGGTGTTTTTACCGATAAACGAGCCTTTACGCACGGCAGCAGGAGGCACAACCCGGATGGCTTCGGCGCGGAAACGTGCTTCGTCGTAATCAGCAAACTTCATGGGTACCTTATCGAAGTACTTGGTTTCGCCGCCTTCGATAACGCCATTGTCAAAAATGCGGAACGACAGCAGTACGGCCTTTTTCAGCCATTGGTTAACATGCCACTGGCCGTCAATTTTCTCGGCCACGCGCATTTCGCCCTTGTCGAGCATGTTGATCACTGTCTCAACATCGGCACGCACGCCTGGCTCGACACTGCTTGGGGTGATGTTTGCGCGAGCTTCAAAAGCCGCCTCGATACGCTGGCGTAAAGCCTCCATGTGGGTTCTCCCGTTTTGATAAGGTGTTAAAAAATTGTCTGGGACAGGGCACTGACCAGTGCCTCTTTAAGCCGTCGCTGTTCCTCGTCACTGAGGGCTTGACCGTCATTGGTTTGCAGTACGAAAAAGTCTTCAGCCCGCTCACCGATAGTGGTGATTTTTGCTGCCAGCAAGGTTATCTCACAGCGATAGAAGATGTCACCCACTCTTGCGAGCAGACCGGGCATATCCAGAGCGATAAGTTCCATCATACTTGTACCATGACGGCTACCCGGCAGAAAACTGACCTGTGTTGGTACGTTAAAAGGTTTCATCTTGCGGGAAAGCTTACGGAACTTTGTCGGTCTGGGGTTTTCACTGGCAAGTGCCTTTTCAAGCCCCTTGCGAATGCTCTGGATACGCGACAGCTGCATCAGGGGTTCGCCATCCTGCTCAAGAATCACAAAGCTGTCCAGGGCATAGTTATCCTTGGAGGTCATTACAGTCGCATCGTGGACATTGATGTTTTTGTTGTCCAATACCGCCATCACGGTGGCGAACAGCTTGGGCTTGTCGCGGCAGTAAACAAATAGCTCGGTGCCGCCACGGGTTGTGTGTTTAGAGATCAGCACCAGCGGCTCATCCTGGCGGTGTTTAAGGATGCCCTCAGCATGCCAGGCGATTTGATTGGGTTGATGGCGCAAAAAGTAATCGGCTTTGAACCTGGCCCACAGGGCATCAAGTTCTTTTTCCTTCACGCCGCGACGTAGCAGCTCCTTTTTCGCCTTGGCCTGGTATTCCCGTACCCGGGCGCGGATATCTACCGGTTTTTCTTTGCCCCGTGCCAGAACCCTTTGGGTTGAAAAGTACAGATCCCTCAGTAGTGAGCCCTTCCAGTTGTTCCAGGTTTTTTCGTTGGTGGCGCAGATATCAGCCACCGTCAGGCAGTAGAGATAGCTCAAGTGCACCGCATCGCGCACCTTACCGGCAAAATCCGCTACCACATCGGGGTCAGAAATATCCCGCCTTTGGGCTGTTACCGACATCATCAGATGGTTTTCAACCAGCCAGCTCACCAAGCGGCCGTCATGATCGTTCAGGCCATGGGACTTACAAAACGCCAGCGCATCCACGGCGCCGAGTTTACTGTGATCGCCACCACGGCCCTTGGCAATGTCATGGAAGATGGCCGCGAGTACCAGCAGCCCCTTTTTCGGTAGCTGATTAATCAGCACAGACCCCAAGGGGAACTCATCTTTTTGCTCAGGCTGCGAAAAGCGCTCGATATTGAGCAACAGCCTGTGGGTGTGTTCATCCACTGTATAGGCGTGAAAGAGATCGAACTGCATCTGGCCTTCAATGGCGCGCCAGGCGGGCAAATAGGCAGACAGAATGCCGTGCTTGTGCATCAGGGAAAACGCCGAAATACCCCGTGGATGGCGCAGGATTTCCATGAATACCTGACGGCATTCTGCGTATTCCATCAGTGGTTGGGTGAGCGCTTTTCGGGCCTGGCGCATGGAGCGCAGGGTAGGGGCGTAGATACCGCGGATATTGGAGTTGCGGGCTATCAGCAGAAACAGCCCCATGATGTCTTCCGGCTTCACAAACGGATTGGCCGAGAGGGCCTCTATAAAGCTGCCACGACGTTGAAAGTTGTCGTTTATCGGGACGATTTCCAATGCCTTGGTGTGGCCCAATGTTGCGCGTTTGAAAAGCTGCAGCAGCATTTCATTGAGCTCCATTACCCGCCGAACGGTGCGGTAGTAGAGCTTCATCATCTGTTCGACGGCAAGCTGGGTCTTGTCTTCGTATCCCAAAAGTTCTGCGACCTGGCGCTGCAGGTCGAAGAGCAGGCGGTTTTCGTCACGTCCAGAGGCAATGTGCAGGGCAAAGCGGATTTGCCACAAAAACTGCTGACACTCGAGTAACTCCTCAAGCTCTATGGGCTCAAGGAAACCATGTCCGACCAACTCCTCCAGACGCGAGGCGTTGAAGTGACGCATGGCGACCCAGGCCACGGTTTGGATATCGCGAAGGCCACCCGGGCAACTCTTGACGTTGGGCTCTAAATCGAATGCGCTGGCCTTGGTGTGCCGGGCCTGCTGCTCATCCCGCTTGGCCACAAAAAAGTCGCTGGATGGCCAAAAATCCTGGGTGCGGATGGCATCGTAAAGCTCATCAAACAGGGGCTCTGTGCCGGTGAGAAAGCGTGCCTCCAACAAGTTGGTGGCGATGGTGATATCGTCCCGGCCGAGGGTAAGGGTATCTTTAATGGTGCGAACGCTGTGGCCAATCTCGAGGCCCGCGTCCCACAAGAAGGCAATAAAGTAGCCGAGCACAAACTCGGCTTCTTTGGGGAGCTTTTCATCCACTAACATCAACAGATCTATGTCTGAGTGGGGATGCAGCTCACCACGACCATACCCCCCCACCGCAACCAGGGCGATGGGGTAATTGCCCAGACCATGTTGGCTCCAGGCGGTTTGGAGTAATTCATCGACGACCCGGCAGCGGCGCCTGACCAGTTCGACAACATCTTCACGGGCCGCGAAGGCCAGCGCCAGTTCCTGATTCAGCGCCTGCAAAGAGGCTTTGGCCTGCTGAGCCGTCGTCATGGATTGCCTTATTTGTGATTGATTATGCGTGGGAAATCTTCTTCGCTGCGCAGGGTGAGTACTTCCACACCCGTCTCGGTTACCAAGAGAGTGTGTTCGTACTGGGCAGAGTTTTTGCCATCGATGGTGGTCACAGTCCAGCCATCGTCTTTGTCGAGCACAGTCTGGTGACGACCCGCGTTGATCATCGGTTCAATGGTAAAGCACATGCCGGGGCGAAGAACCGTGTTGTCGGTGTTTTTGTAGTGCACGACCTGAGGCTCTTCGTGGAAAGTGGCACCAATGCCGTGGCCGCAGTAGTCACGGACAATGCTGTATTTCTCAAGGCCGGTCTTGGCTCCCTTGACCACTTTTTCAATGGTGGCGCCGATTTCACCCAGCTTCATGCCGGGACGAACCTTGCGAATGGCTGCGTACAGGCTCTCCTGTGCGATTCGGCACAGGCGCTTGTCTTTTGGAGATACTTCACCGATGAAAAACATCTTGGACGTATCACCGTGGTAACCGTCTTTGATGACTGTAATATCGATATTGAGGATATCGCCGTCTTTCAGTGGCTGATCTGAGGGGATGCCGTGGCAGATAACTTCATTGACCGAAGTACAGATAGACTTGGGAAAGCCGTGGTAGTTGAGCGGCGCAGAAATGGCACCCTGTTCTTCGGTGTATTTGGCGCAAATATCGTTGAGTTCATTGGTGGTCACGCCAGCCTTGACAAAGGGCGCAATCATTTCAAGAACATCTGCGGCCAGCTTACCTGCGGCGCGCATTTTTTCTATCTCATCGGCGGTCTTGATGACTATACTCATGCAGTTGTTTTCTCACCTAGTATCACAGGGAATTGGGGCGCTGACGTGCCATAAATCAGCCCGCAAAAATTTGTGTTGCGGGCTGATTTATGGTATAAAGCGCGCCGTTATGTTTGACTCTCAAAAACACCGCATGGGGATGACCCGGGCAGTGGTGAGTGAAATATGGCGGCCATTATACATGGCTAATCTGTAAATACTAAATCGCACACGTGTCGGCACATGCCTCGGGGTGCTTCCGGTCAAAGGCCGGGGGTCGAGTTCATGGGACGCGTGGAGGTCAAACCCCTTTTACTTTTTAAGGTATTCAAAATGACTACAGTTTCAATGCGCGACATGCTCCAGGCCGGTGTTCACTTCGGTCACCAGACCCGTTACTGGAACCCAAAGATGAAGCCATTCATCTTCGGTGCCCGCAACGGTGTACACATCATCAACCTCGAGCACACTGTACCAATGTTCAACGAAGCTCTGGCTTTCATCAGCAACGTAGCTTCCAAGAAAGGTAAAATCCTGTTTGTTGGTACCAAGCGCGCTGCCAGCGAAGCTATCAAAGAAGCTGCTGTTTCTTGTGACCAGTACTACGTTGATCACCGCTGGCTCGGCGGTATGCTGACCAACTGGAAAACCGTTCGTCAGTCTATCAAGCGTCTGAAAGAGCTGGAAACCCAGTCTGTTGACGGTACTTTCGACAAGCTGACCAAGAAAGAAGCCCTGATGCGCACTCGCGAGCTGGAAAAGCTCGAGAAGTCTCTGGGTGGTATCAAGAACATGGGCGGTCTGCCTGATGCTCTGTTCGTGATCGGTGCCGACCACGAGCACATCGCCATCAAAGAAGCCAACAACCTGGGTATCCCAGTAGTTGCTGTGGTTGATACCAACGCTTCT
This portion of the Shewanella amazonensis SB2B genome encodes:
- the dapD gene encoding 2,3,4,5-tetrahydropyridine-2,6-dicarboxylate N-succinyltransferase, which translates into the protein MEALRQRIEAAFEARANITPSSVEPGVRADVETVINMLDKGEMRVAEKIDGQWHVNQWLKKAVLLSFRIFDNGVIEGGETKYFDKVPMKFADYDEARFRAEAIRVVPPAAVRKGSFIGKNTVLMPSYVNLGAYVDEGTMVDTWATVGSCAQIGKNVHLSGGVGIGGVLEPLQAGPTIIEDNCFIGARSEIVEGVVVEEGSVISMGVYIGQSTRIYDRETGEIHYGRVPAGSVVVSGTLPSSCGKYNLYAAIIVKKVDEKTRGKVGINELLRIVD
- the glnD gene encoding bifunctional uridylyltransferase/uridylyl-removing protein GlnD, producing MTTAQQAKASLQALNQELALAFAAREDVVELVRRRCRVVDELLQTAWSQHGLGNYPIALVAVGGYGRGELHPHSDIDLLMLVDEKLPKEAEFVLGYFIAFLWDAGLEIGHSVRTIKDTLTLGRDDITIATNLLEARFLTGTEPLFDELYDAIRTQDFWPSSDFFVAKRDEQQARHTKASAFDLEPNVKSCPGGLRDIQTVAWVAMRHFNASRLEELVGHGFLEPIELEELLECQQFLWQIRFALHIASGRDENRLLFDLQRQVAELLGYEDKTQLAVEQMMKLYYRTVRRVMELNEMLLQLFKRATLGHTKALEIVPINDNFQRRGSFIEALSANPFVKPEDIMGLFLLIARNSNIRGIYAPTLRSMRQARKALTQPLMEYAECRQVFMEILRHPRGISAFSLMHKHGILSAYLPAWRAIEGQMQFDLFHAYTVDEHTHRLLLNIERFSQPEQKDEFPLGSVLINQLPKKGLLVLAAIFHDIAKGRGGDHSKLGAVDALAFCKSHGLNDHDGRLVSWLVENHLMMSVTAQRRDISDPDVVADFAGKVRDAVHLSYLYCLTVADICATNEKTWNNWKGSLLRDLYFSTQRVLARGKEKPVDIRARVREYQAKAKKELLRRGVKEKELDALWARFKADYFLRHQPNQIAWHAEGILKHRQDEPLVLISKHTTRGGTELFVYCRDKPKLFATVMAVLDNKNINVHDATVMTSKDNYALDSFVILEQDGEPLMQLSRIQSIRKGLEKALASENPRPTKFRKLSRKMKPFNVPTQVSFLPGSRHGTSMMELIALDMPGLLARVGDIFYRCEITLLAAKITTIGERAEDFFVLQTNDGQALSDEEQRRLKEALVSALSQTIF
- the map gene encoding type I methionyl aminopeptidase gives rise to the protein MSIVIKTADEIEKMRAAGKLAADVLEMIAPFVKAGVTTNELNDICAKYTEEQGAISAPLNYHGFPKSICTSVNEVICHGIPSDQPLKDGDILNIDITVIKDGYHGDTSKMFFIGEVSPKDKRLCRIAQESLYAAIRKVRPGMKLGEIGATIEKVVKGAKTGLEKYSIVRDYCGHGIGATFHEEPQVVHYKNTDNTVLRPGMCFTIEPMINAGRHQTVLDKDDGWTVTTIDGKNSAQYEHTLLVTETGVEVLTLRSEEDFPRIINHK
- the rpsB gene encoding 30S ribosomal protein S2: MTTVSMRDMLQAGVHFGHQTRYWNPKMKPFIFGARNGVHIINLEHTVPMFNEALAFISNVASKKGKILFVGTKRAASEAIKEAAVSCDQYYVDHRWLGGMLTNWKTVRQSIKRLKELETQSVDGTFDKLTKKEALMRTRELEKLEKSLGGIKNMGGLPDALFVIGADHEHIAIKEANNLGIPVVAVVDTNASPDGVNYIVPGNDDAMRAIRLYTEAAATAAKAGRGQDLAVQAEQDGFVEAE